Within Bacteroidota bacterium, the genomic segment ACATGAAGAAAAATATGAAGAAAAATATTTTTGCAAATAAAGCCAATACGCCCAAAATAGCTAAAGTATTACCTTCGAAAAAATGCATCCCTGGGAAATTATAAGCACCAAAATATAAAGTTGAAATCATGGTAGCCGATATAAACATATTAATATATTCTGCAAAAAGGAAGAAGCCCAATTTCATACTACTATATTCTGTATGATAGCCGCCAATCAATTCACTGTCACATTCGGCAAGGTCAAAAGGGGCACGATTAGTTTCAGCAAAAGCACATACAATAAATATTAAAAATCCGAGTGGTTGATATAATATATTCCAATGCCAGCCATCTTGATTGGCAGCAATTACGCGTAAACTCAAACTCTCATTCATCATCACAATGGCTATAATACTTAAGCCCATCGCTAGTTCATAACTAATCATTTGGCTCGATGCACGGATAGCACCCATCAGCGAATATTTATTGTTCGATGCCCAGCCTCCTACCATAATTCCATATACCCCGATACTCAAAAATCCCATCACATATAATATCCCTATATTAATATCGGCTACTTGCAAACTAATATTTCGACCAAACATTTCTATGGAAGTTCCCCAAGGTATCACGGCACTTGTCATCAAAGCTGTTAGCATCGCTATTCCGGGACCTAATATAAATAACCATTTCTCGGACGCCGCAGGAATAAAATCTTCTTTAAAAAACATTTTGCCACCATCGGCGAGGGGTTGCAGTATACCAAATGGTCCCGCTCTATCAGGTCCTATGCGGTCTTGAAGAAATGCCGCTACCTTGCGTTCCATATAAGTACTATACATGGCTATCACCAAAGTGATGGAAAATATGATAATAATTAATATACTTTTTTCTAAGATTAATTCCATAAATGGTTACAGATTTTTATATACTTTTATAATAATTATTTCAAAGTTTTTACTTTTTCCAGTTCAGGCAACTCATAATGATTTTGTGCAATCACCGAATGTTTATCTATATGCCTAGGTCCTTCAATTGTCCAATCGGCCAACGATTTTTTATCAAAACGGCAAGTATTACATATAAAGTCTTCTACCTCGCCCCATTCGTCTTTGCGGGCAGTAACGCGTAATACATCATCGCCAAACAACCATACTGCAGTTTTGCCGCAACACTTATCACAATTGCGATGTGCATCCATCGGGCGGGCAAACCAAACCCTGCTTTTAAATCTAAAAGTTTTATCAGTCAAGGCACCTACGGGACATACATCAATCACATTTCCTGAGAAATCGTTGTCAATTACATTATGTATATAAGTACTAATTTCACTATGGTCGCCACGGTTCAATATTCCGTGCACACGGTTATCGGTAATTTGGTCGGCGGTA encodes:
- the nuoH gene encoding NADH-quinone oxidoreductase subunit NuoH, which produces MELILEKSILIIIIFSITLVIAMYSTYMERKVAAFLQDRIGPDRAGPFGILQPLADGGKMFFKEDFIPAASEKWLFILGPGIAMLTALMTSAVIPWGTSIEMFGRNISLQVADINIGILYVMGFLSIGVYGIMVGGWASNNKYSLMGAIRASSQMISYELAMGLSIIAIVMMNESLSLRVIAANQDGWHWNILYQPLGFLIFIVCAFAETNRAPFDLAECDSELIGGYHTEYSSMKLGFFLFAEYINMFISATMISTLYFGAYNFPGMHFFEGNTLAILGVLALFAKIFFFIFFFMWVRWTLPRFRYDQLMHLGWKVLIPLAIINMLLTGGWMTYIWK